One part of the Arabidopsis thaliana chromosome 4, partial sequence genome encodes these proteins:
- a CDS encoding nucleic acid binding / zinc ion binding protein (nucleic acid binding;zinc ion binding; FUNCTIONS IN: zinc ion binding, nucleic acid binding; INVOLVED IN: biological_process unknown; LOCATED IN: cellular_component unknown; CONTAINS InterPro DOMAIN/s: Zinc finger, CCHC-type (InterPro:IPR001878); BEST Arabidopsis thaliana protein match is: unknown protein (TAIR:AT3G31950.1); Has 15 Blast hits to 15 proteins in 6 species: Archae - 0; Bacteria - 0; Metazoa - 2; Fungi - 4; Plants - 5; Viruses - 0; Other Eukaryotes - 4 (source: NCBI BLink).) translates to MSSTKGSNIVSPLHGLNVPNLENFVLPSSIDDENVDNHDGMLSSEEANHVEWMITEDGELYAVPTENATEEQACDSLNNILSRFYVPSTDEEGSFSVPNMGTIGEHGLELEEVNGDMFDVPLIQANGAFGAMNKYGDDDEYDMLMLMGNDEEDESGVIENEIENELEQAIDKLIAYKADSCWEGEMFKGNEPSEDEGNGRLDEEKSKGKLVDKAEENERWKGKRAAEMGMESEKAKDQRIVGVNPLPLGMEYGINTKVKPRIQATARKSVGKKLATPAKRPCEICSHTDHPTKECLYPPHTMPYMDDCAKCSCCGGVGHMSMYCPYVAPNASEGSSRGVRPLMTTVAEEKCLNEGMPSFLWVRRFKTFVKMMGEFIEVGNDQSQLTAYAQTLPKLQRAKMSMNGHEWAKMGKVGRAAAKFALPAAELTWVGHLTRGALRLNRSLWGGGVTPVATCRQALLSGWLYEKFHLVEVGPETPVACGHDICSDMWQQAGIVDCGLGDSPET, encoded by the exons ATGTCGTCTACCAAAGGGAGCAACATCGTTAGTCCGTTGCACGGTCTTAATGTGCCCAACCTTGAGAACTTCGTTCTGCCAAGCAGTATAGATGATGAAA ATGTTGATAATCATGATGGTATGTTATCTAGTGAAGAGGCAAACCATGTTGAGTGGATGATCACCGAGGATGGTGAGTTATACGCGGTGCCAACTGAGAATGCCACCGAAGAACAAGCATGTGACAGTCTGAACAATATACTGTCACGTTTCTATGTGCCATCGACGGATGAGGAGGGAAGTTTCAGTGTTCCAAATATGGGAACCATTGGCGAGCATGGGCTAGAACTGGAAGAAGTGAATGGAGACATGTTCGATGTACCATTGATCCAGGCGAATGGTGCGTTTGGAGCGATGAATAAGTATGGAGACGATGATGAGTATGACATGCTAATGCTTATGGGAAATGACGAGGAAGATGAGAGTGGAGTCATAGAGAATGAGATAGAGAACGAGTTAGAGCAGGCGATCGATAAGTTAATAGCCTA CAAGGCGGATTCATGTTGGGAAGGTGAAATGTTTAAGGGAAATGAACCGAGTGAAGATGAAGGAAATGGAAG gcttgatgaagaaaagtcGAAAGGGAAGTTGGTTGACAAGGCGGAAGAAAACGAGAGATGGAAGGGAAAGAGAGCGGCAGAAATGGGAATGGAATCGGAGAAGGCCAAGGACCAACGGATCGTTGGAGTAAACCCGCTTCCACTTGGGATGGAATATGGGATTAACACCAAGGTTAAGCCCAGAATACAGGCAACAGCGAGGAAGTCAGTTGGGAAGAAGTTGGCCACTCCGGCTAAGCGCCCGTGTGAGATATGCAGCCATACCGATCATCCGACCAAAGAATGCTTGTATCCACCACATACTATGCCATATATGGATGATTGTGCTAAGTGTTCTTGTTGCGGAGGGGTGGGACATATGTCCATGTACTGCCCGTACGTTGCACCGAATGCGAGCGAAGGATCTTCGAGAGGAGTCAGGCCATTAATGACTACGGTAGCGGAGGAGAAGTGTTTGAATGAAGGGATGCCCTCGTTTTTGTGGGTAAG GAGATTCAAAACCTTTGTGAAAATGATGGGAGAATTCATTGAAGTTGGGAATGACCAAAG CCAATTGACTGCATATGCCCAAACGTTGCCAAAACTTCAACGGGCAAAGATGAGCATGAATGGGCACGAATGGGCAAAGATGGGAAAAGTTGGACGTGCCGCGGCCAAGTTTGCCCTACCGGCCGCGGAACTGACATGGGTAGGACACCTCACTCGCGGTGCCTTGCGGCTCAA CCGAAGCTTATGGGGCGGTGGAGTGACACCTGTCGCCACTTGTCGCCAAGCCTTACTTTCAGGATGGCTTTACGAAAAATTCCATTTAGTTGAAGTAGGACCTGAGACACCTGTCGCCTGTGGGCACGACATCTGTTCAGACATGTGGCAGCAGGCGGG GATCGTCGACTGTGGTCTAGGAGATTCGCCTGAGACCTAG